Part of the Candidatus Melainabacteria bacterium genome, AGGCCGGTGATGTCCTTCATGGCATCGCCAATAACATCGCTATTTCGCCGTCTGTGCGTACGTCCAAGAATAAGGAATTGACTGTTTTTGAACTATTTGACCTGTACATGGAAAGTTATGCAAAAGATCGCTGCGTTCGCTACAACGACATGCGTAAAGACTTTGACCGATACATTCCAGATTGGAGAAAAAAGCCGCATTCAACTATCACCAGAGTCGAAGTACAGCAAAGGCTCAATAAAGTGCGACAGAAAAATGGTCCCGCCGCCGCCAATCATCTGCTCATCCTGATGCGGGCCGCTATGAACTGGAACTTGAAAAATGGCACCATCACTGAAAACCCATGGGCTGGTATTAAACAAAATAAGGTCCAGGCACGCGAACGGTTTCTCAGACCCGACGAGATGTCACGCTTCTTCCAAACCCTGCAGACACAGGACGAACTGATTCGTGACTATGTATTACTCAGCCTCTACACCGGAGCACGCCGGTCGAATGTACTGGCGATGCGCTGGGATGAAATTGACTTTGAACTGGCTCTGTGGCGGATACCACTGACTAAGAACAAAGAATCGCATTTTGTGCCACTCACCTCGTCTGCTATCGAACTTCTTAAGCGCCGATTTGCCCAGAAGACCGGCCCCTGGGTTCTGCCAGGTAAGGGCGGCAGCCATCATCTGGTCGAACCGAAAAGACCCTGGCACAAGCTACTCAATGAAGCAGGCATTGAGGACCTTCGCCTGCACGACCTCCGTCGTACACTGGCCAGCTATATGGCAATGGATAATCAGAGCCTGCCAATCATCGCCCGGGCTCTCGGACATAAGTCGATCGCCTCTACTCAGATCTATTCGCGCCTCTCCAACGACCCCGTCCGCAAAGCCATGGAAAGTGCCCAGGACGAAATCAAACGTCTGAGCACCTCACAATAACCCGAAGAAAAGAACCCGGGACTGCCGCCGTTGTTCACATCTGATCGAGTAAGGTGACGGCGACGACCTCGCACGCACACTCAATCCCACCCCCGATACCACCAGACAAGCCGCCGTCCCAGATGCCGCCGACCAGATCGTAGCAAAGCGAGCGCCACCAAAGTCAATCCGTATTGCCCTCAAAAACACCGCATTGACTTTGGGACACTGCTTTGCTCCCTCATTCATGCGCGGCAACGGAGCCGCAGACAACGAGGTAAAAACACATGAAAAAGTCAACTACATCGAAGACGACCGCATCAAAGACGACCGCAGCAAAGACCACCGCATCAAAGACAACCGCAGCAAAGACGCCAGCGGACATCCACCTGGTCAGCAGCGATACCCCCTGGGGCAAAGCTCAATCAGCAGAAGACATCGCCCCTGGTATCACCGCGTATACAACGGCGTCGCACGGCGGCTATTTTCTGAATCGCGCCGCCAACGCCAAAGTTGCTCCACGCCTGAAAAGATCCACATTCAATTCTCAAGGATTGGACGGCTGGTACGAAGAAGACTGCGATTGGGCAATTGTTGTCTACACTTTTCCACAATACTTCTCTCAGGAAAAATACAAACACGCACTGGAATCTCTGGCAACTCACCACAGCGCTGCTTATAAATCTCTCGTAGCCTTGCATCACTAACAAGCCCATCCTCATCCAGATCCGGCCTCCACCAGGGTCGGATTTTCCAACCCCTCGCACAACAATACGTCGCTCAACGCCGCCCATTTCACCGACCCAATTGAGTGGTATATCGTTCCAACCAGGCGGGAACGTAGCAACGGTGAAAGTCGAAGACCGCGTATTTTGCCGGGCGAGATACTAGAAGGTCAGCCCACATGATTGCACCCATAGTTTCACATCTCATAACTTCCCCAACATTCTCAATCCATGCTGGCGGTACCCAGGACAGGACATAATCTGCAGAAAATGCCCTTTGACCAATAACGACCCTAAGATCAAAAGGTTCTTGATCGGGTCCTATTAACTCCTTACCAGCAATGCAACACACCCAGGTATCCCAGGGCGGAGTATCCTCGTGATCAAAGTAGCCGTCAGACATTGACTCAGTCAGTCCATCATGACCCGATGCTCCCAAAAAGTAAGCAAGAAGGCGTCCACCTGCCATGCTTGTAGTGCCGACAGCTTGGATACCCTCCTTGGTCAAAAGCTTCTTTCGCTTTTGACTGACTTCTTCAATCGCAGCACTGCCCTGCTTGCTACTTGCCAGAAAGAGTGAAGTATCATCAGGGTTTTGTGGTCTCAGCGCGGCAGTACGAAGATATTGCGCTTTGGACAAATCACATTTGCGGCTGCACCAGGCCACCGTTTCTTTCAATCTTTGTTCAAATTCTTTTTCATTCATTAGTCTTGCCGAATACAAAATTCAATTACGGTTCGTCTTACATTATTATCGACAATATGACGCTATTAAGTGAGTCCGGATGTAACTTCAGTCACGAATGCTGGCGCTCTGAGAATGTCGACTTTATCCGTACTGCTCTTCATATCGAATCTGTCGAGCGCGCACTCAATTCTGCAACAATTCGCTTGCAACCTCTGCCTGAGCACGCTAACATCTGCAGGCAAATGCTGAATGACTGGTCTCATCAGGTTTATCTTATTGAGTGGCGAATCAACCAACTGCCCGATTTGCTCACGAATCCCAATCTAAAAGAATGGCCACTCGGATAGAGGGCCCGAAGCTATCTTGAGGGTCCGCATGAGCAACGAACTCAGCGCTACTCTATCCCAATCCCACGCACTGAGGCGCGACACCCCGTGAAACTCAAAACCGCAAAATTTGTCATCCTGTCGTTTTTCCTCTCAGCCATCATTGCCCCTGCGCCATCAGAGTGCGCCACCTCCTCGAATCAGACCTGGGCCATTCATGGAAAAGCTGTCACGGAAAACGGAATTAAGGATGGCTGGCTTGTTTTTAGCAATGGCGTCATTAGCGCAGTAGGAACCGATGAATCTTCCGTACCTCCGGCTGCGAGAAAGGTCGATTGGAATGGATACATCTTTCCCGGTCTGATCGACACACACAATCATGTCGACTGGAATTCAATTCCTCAATGGACAGACGGCCCGTTTAAAAGCAGATATGAATGGTTAGATGACCCCAGGTACAAAGCCGCTGTTGATGCACCACATACAGCACTAAAACCAGTCATCGATGATTCTCGCAAGTATGGTGAATTGCGGGCGCTGATTGGTGGCACAACACTGATTCAGGGTAGCTTTGCTCAGAAGCAGCCTGATATTCTGGTTCGCAACCTGGATGTTAGATACAAGGCTCTCAATCATGTTCTCCCGAAGATTGAAAGTTTGCCGGACGACAAGAAAAACGAATATCTGACAGGACTCTCAAACAAGTCAGCACCAAATGGTATACAACGCCTCTTTTTTCACATTGGCGAGGGCTTGTCCAGCGATCCTATATCTGCCAACGAATACAAAGTCCTGGTCAGTAAAGGATTCGGTCAGGAAGGCGTTGTCTGTATTCACGGTCTCGCGCTTGGCTCAGATGATTTTGCCGATATGGCAAATAGAAAAATGTTTCTCGTCTGGTCTCCAGTCAGCAATTGGAATCTTTATAGAGCAGTGACCAACATTCCACAAGCCATGAAGGCTGGTGTTGTGATAAGCCTGGCACCGGATTGGACCTTGAGCGGATCAGACAATCTGCTCGAAGAAATGAAGTTCGCCTACGCCATCGCCTACTCCAACTGGGGAAACACAATCACTGCAAAAGACATTTTCAAAATGGCTACATCCGACGCAGCAAAAGTGGCTGGCGTAGACAAAAGTTCAATCACCGCTGGTGCTGGTGCTCCTCAGGGAACACTTGACGTAGGCTACGCTGCCGACCTCTTCCTTGCACCCTCACTCGAACAACCAGTCAACGGTACTGCCGACCCTTACGAATCTCTTCTAAGGACTTATCCCAAACACATCCACCTGGTCTTCATTGATGGCAAGCCAATCTACGGCGACAAAAATGTGATGTCAGCTATCGCACCGGGCGCAGACGACCTGTCTGTCCAAAATGTCGCCAAGTCTGTCATCACCACTGGTGGCGATCCCTCAAAACCCGACGATCAAAAACATCTGCCCGACATCCAAAAATCGATAGAAAGCAAACTCACAGAACTAGCCCCTTTGATCGAGAATTGAATTCCGCTGCTGAACTCCGCCAGGGACTAGAAGGCACGAAGATGCCCGCAACTGTCGCCACTGTTCCGAAACGATCGAGTCAGGTGACGTCCATGCTGGTCGCACCGTGCACCCAATACCATCCCCGACACCACCGAACAAACCACCGTCCCGGATGCCACCCGATAGAGCGTTTTCATCCGTTCAGGGAAGGGAAATTACGCTTGTAAAGCCTATAAGCAAGTGTATATTCAAAATCGGAATTTTGTTTCAGTGATGGTCAGGTCATGAAGCACGCTTACTCTTTGACAAATATCGCTCTACTGAATTTGCTTCTCTCAGTTTGTTCGCCGGTTCGGATGCAATTGCTTTCGATACCGCTGTAGTTCATTTCGAAAGACGTCCAGCACTTTTGCGTAGCCATTACAGTGACATTTTTTGTAATGCGCTAGTTGACACTTTGACCTGAGTTTTTCCAGATGATTTCTGCTGCGTAGACAGCCAGCATAGAATCGTAATATCACCAATTCCTGTAAGCGTGGTTGCTATGCGGCTTTCAAGGATTCTACACCCGCGGGCACAGATCGATAATTAAAATCGACATCGCATAGCTGGAAAAGGAATGTACAGAGTGGGCTGGAGACAGCAAGATTGTGCATGCGGAACGCTGACGACAGAACTTCAAGTCACGCTTTAGATGATGAATATTCTAAAAATCGCAGCTTTGGCAGTTAGCATTCGTCCTACCTTGGGGCAACTGGATAGGACACATCAAGAGTGAATAAAAGTCCCAGCTTAGCAACACGGCTTGTAAGCATTGGGTCAAACGCAAAAACCGCTTGATCATCATCGACGGCAAGTTTGCAGTACAAAACTGTTTGATTCCCACGTCGACGAATTTCTTCAAGCTCTTCGTGTTTGACTTCGATTTGATCTAAGATTGAGTCCATGTGATTTATCAGATGATCGTTCGGCTGAAAATTGCAGCTGCTCAGTATCCACTGTTTAATCTTGCTTTCGGTGTGAGTTTTTGTCGGCTCCAACTTCAGCGAATTGGTAGTTTCATCTGGAACTAAATCTCTACCATGGATCCATAAGAAAACTTCGAGACATTTAGGATCAAGCGATTTCACTTTGATATCCTCACAGGCAAGTTTATGGTGTAAACCAAGTTCCATCCGTGGCTTGCACAACCATGAAGCCATTGAATCCGCTGGCTGCGATACAACTACTTAGCTTACACCAAAATTTGGGGTCGAAGGGATTCAAATCAGCCAAGCAATCGGCCTTAACCTGTCGACATCTATCATTGTGTTCTTACGCCGTAAGCACAAAGAAGATGGTGAGCAAAATAGCGGAGGAAAGTTTGATTTTCTTTCGCTGCTATGTCAGCTAAAGTAAAGTATGTTCAGAATGCAGAACGAGGTGGTGTGTGAAAAATTTGACGACATGGTCTCTGATTATGACGTTGCTGTCGCAAGGCTCCAGCGCACTTGGATCGCCGAATGACCATCCGATGTCGTTAGTTGAAGCACGTGAATATATGCTGAGTTTGGTCAATAGAGATCGAATGGCAAATCATCTGCCAAAGTTGTTGATGGATACGACTGCTTCCGCTGCAGGTCAAATCCATTCGGACGAAATGGCACAAAAGGGTTACATCAGCCATTGGGATACTTCTGGTAAAAAACCAATTCAAAGATATACTGAGGCTGGAGGAAGTGACCACGTCAGCGAGAATTTGTGTCTCGTATCTACAAGAGTCTTTTCGACTGAGGCTCTTGCAAAACAGTCAAAGCCTACTCACCTGTTTTCGAAAGACGAGCTTAACGATTTGGAGAAGAGTTTCATGACTGAAACACCTCCGAACGACGGGCATCGTGTTCAGATTCTGACGCCCGAACACAATAAGGTTGGTTTTGGTTTAAGCTTTTTCGTCAACGCTCAGAATGATGGACATTTGGCCATTGCGCAAGAGTTTCTTAACGCTTATGGAAGATACTCTAAGCTGCCATCGAGCATCGTTCGGGGACGTGTATTCCAAGTTTCGGGCACTTTCAGCCCTGGGGTGAACTTCTATTCTTTGTCGATTTACAGGGAACCGATGCCAAAGTCCATATCGAAGGCCGACTTGAATAACGGACCTAGAGAGTTAGCCTATTCAGACAATGCTATCGTCACATATTTTCCAACTGATAAAAACGTAAAAACAGCAATGGTTAAAGGTGCTCAGTGCTTTTCCGTACAGATAACTCCTGATAGGGACTGGCAATCGGGACTATATTACGTAAGCGTATGTGCTGTAAAACTCAAGAGAAACGACGTGATCGAAGTTTCAACCAGAACAACCAGCTTGAATTGACCGGCCGTTGATGCTATTTGCCGGTCTTTGGCAAGACAATTCCGCCAACATCCAGGCCCACCCCGCGTCCGCTCCCGCTCGCATTAGCACTGTTCCCGCGGCTAGTTGCTGTTGCACTTGTACCAGTGCTCGTGCTTGGCCAATCACCTAAAAGGGGTGTCGCTTGCAGACCTCTCGGAGGGTTTGATGTGGGTGTTAGGTTGGTGTCTCTAAGATTGCAACGGGTATTGAGCTGAGGGTTAGGGTATGTGAAGTGTTGCACTTGACCGCCACCTGCTGCGCCCGTTTGAGTTGCGGCGCTAGGTCCGGGGTCGTAACCGGCTCCTCCAGTAACTCCGACGCCACCATAACCTCCGGCGAAACTTCCACTTTGGCCCGTTGCACCCGCAGTTCCTTGACCGTCTAAACCAAACGCATCAACGACCGTTGACGGAGAGTTGTTTGCATAAACGAAGACATTAATTCCAGCAACTTCTTCCATGGGGTCGCGACTGATCCATCTTCCAAGTGTAGAGCTGTATGATCTGAAGGTGGCCAGATTGAGCCAAGCTCGGGAATGCGAGTAAAATCCTCCATAACCGAAATCTGATGGCACAGCCTCGCTATTTTTAGATAATCGTCCGAATGGATCGAAGTTATATTGAGCCTGGATAACTCCAGAGTTATCGCCCATTTCTCTGACCGAGGCAAGATGATCCAAGGTGCAAAAGTATTTCGTTGTACTATTCATCTGACCTCTCCCGAAGAACTTTTTAGTCAAAACTCCAGAGCCATCACGTTCTTCGCAGGCTCGTTCTGAACGCATCGAATCATTGCACCACACAAATTGCTTGATACTCGTCACTGTGCCTGCTGTAGTTTCAATGATAGAAGTGTTTCTGCTAAAACAGTCATATCCAAACGTCGAGTAATTGCCCGTCCCCGGATAAGTGATCTTGATCAGCCTATCATAAGCGTTTCACTTAATTGATAGAACCTGAT contains:
- a CDS encoding DUF4279 domain-containing protein, producing MASWLCKPRMELGLHHKLACEDIKVKSLDPKCLEVFLWIHGRDLVPDETTNSLKLEPTKTHTESKIKQWILSSCNFQPNDHLINHMDSILDQIEVKHEELEEIRRRGNQTVLYCKLAVDDDQAVFAFDPMLTSRVAKLGLLFTLDVSYPVAPR
- a CDS encoding site-specific integrase, translating into MATRINFTKKKLEELPRPTGSTRDVYYDEHVNNLLVRVSSNGALNFYVRRKIGGVSKRVLLGRYPEISIEQARKKAGDVLHGIANNIAISPSVRTSKNKELTVFELFDLYMESYAKDRCVRYNDMRKDFDRYIPDWRKKPHSTITRVEVQQRLNKVRQKNGPAAANHLLILMRAAMNWNLKNGTITENPWAGIKQNKVQARERFLRPDEMSRFFQTLQTQDELIRDYVLLSLYTGARRSNVLAMRWDEIDFELALWRIPLTKNKESHFVPLTSSAIELLKRRFAQKTGPWVLPGKGGSHHLVEPKRPWHKLLNEAGIEDLRLHDLRRTLASYMAMDNQSLPIIARALGHKSIASTQIYSRLSNDPVRKAMESAQDEIKRLSTSQ
- a CDS encoding CAP domain-containing protein is translated as MKNLTTWSLIMTLLSQGSSALGSPNDHPMSLVEAREYMLSLVNRDRMANHLPKLLMDTTASAAGQIHSDEMAQKGYISHWDTSGKKPIQRYTEAGGSDHVSENLCLVSTRVFSTEALAKQSKPTHLFSKDELNDLEKSFMTETPPNDGHRVQILTPEHNKVGFGLSFFVNAQNDGHLAIAQEFLNAYGRYSKLPSSIVRGRVFQVSGTFSPGVNFYSLSIYREPMPKSISKADLNNGPRELAYSDNAIVTYFPTDKNVKTAMVKGAQCFSVQITPDRDWQSGLYYVSVCAVKLKRNDVIEVSTRTTSLN